The Neochlamydia sp. S13 genome has a segment encoding these proteins:
- a CDS encoding lipoate--protein ligase family protein: MSKAPFRPPLNVLLLSQSTILEQLQLEEALLRVDQRNWCLINPNPPEAIVMGISSSPEKVIDLNRLQKQPVPLIRRFSGGGTVFIDADSIIKTFIFNQADLGIPCYPHAVFQWSEIFYRLVFQEIELRLCENDYVIKGRKCGGNAQYMTKNRWLHHTSFLWDYQAENMAYLKMPPKMPGYRERRSHDNFLCKLGEYLPSKQEVVNRFLKTLKVYFKVEISSLSEAYKVTQIPHRRTSQRIDLF, translated from the coding sequence GTGAGTAAGGCCCCCTTTCGTCCCCCTCTTAATGTTTTGCTTTTAAGTCAATCTACCATTCTCGAGCAGCTGCAGCTGGAAGAAGCTCTTTTGCGCGTTGATCAACGTAATTGGTGTTTAATCAACCCAAACCCTCCAGAAGCCATCGTCATGGGGATATCTTCTTCTCCTGAAAAAGTCATTGATCTAAATAGACTTCAAAAACAGCCTGTGCCACTGATTCGCCGATTTAGCGGGGGAGGGACCGTTTTCATTGATGCGGATTCTATCATAAAAACTTTTATTTTTAATCAGGCAGATCTAGGCATTCCCTGCTATCCTCATGCTGTTTTCCAGTGGAGCGAGATTTTTTATCGTTTGGTCTTTCAGGAGATAGAATTGCGTTTATGTGAGAATGATTATGTGATTAAAGGGAGAAAATGTGGAGGAAATGCTCAATATATGACGAAAAATCGTTGGCTACATCATACTTCATTTTTATGGGACTACCAGGCAGAAAACATGGCTTACCTAAAAATGCCCCCTAAAATGCCTGGTTATCGTGAACGACGCTCTCATGATAATTTCCTATGCAAGTTAGGTGAGTATTTGCCAAGCAAGCAAGAAGTGGTGAATAGATTTTTAAAAACCTTAAAGGTTTATTTTAAAGTTGAAATTTCCTCTCTCTCTGAAGCCTACAAAGTCACCCAAATTCCTCATCGAAGAACTTCTCAAAGAATCGATCTATTCTAA
- a CDS encoding glycosyltransferase family 39 protein, with protein sequence MILTILYSPIGLGPDEAQYWTWSQDLSWGYYSKPPGIAWQIWLGTHLLGNTELGVRCMSVVLAALYPLLIYSLARACRLKPRTCFWAGLVMALTPLGIAGSFFAITDGGMMLFWILACLVIAYSLNRGQRPSYWLLGLIVGLGALFKWPIYILWLGILCFFPLYPLLIHRHFLIGLAISLLGLFPSLVWNAQHDWVTFRHVFSTLYVPQVPLQAKSTFFNGNFWEFLGAQSALLSPIVFILLILSFYRLYKERNTLPSALCFCGLLCFSLLSLFLTLSIFKKLQGNWGDFAFPSGIVCLCWFCCERAQKMLFWLKGGLVLSILLCLLAFLLPSLQLSLPFNTPYKINPFKHNLGWSTLRQELATLRVDPAQEFLFSDKYQMSSLLSFYNPAQQRAYFLNLQGARKNQFSFWPSMKEEQLGKTGYFIVTENHPHLDQLDDLQIQHYCHLLAKYFQTVEFKEKKILFSLGHQKVKEAALFKCINYQGLTPADPELY encoded by the coding sequence ATGATTTTAACCATTCTCTATAGCCCTATTGGCTTGGGACCAGACGAGGCTCAATATTGGACATGGAGCCAAGATCTTAGCTGGGGCTATTATAGTAAGCCGCCCGGCATTGCTTGGCAAATCTGGCTGGGCACTCATTTGTTAGGAAATACAGAGCTAGGGGTACGCTGTATGTCTGTGGTTTTAGCAGCCCTCTATCCTCTTTTGATTTACTCCCTAGCACGAGCTTGTAGATTAAAGCCTAGGACATGCTTTTGGGCAGGGCTCGTTATGGCTTTAACCCCTCTAGGCATAGCGGGGAGCTTTTTCGCTATTACAGATGGGGGGATGATGCTCTTTTGGATCTTAGCGTGCCTAGTGATCGCCTATTCTTTAAATAGAGGTCAGAGGCCTTCTTACTGGCTTTTAGGCCTAATCGTAGGATTAGGAGCTCTTTTTAAATGGCCTATCTATATTCTATGGCTAGGGATTCTTTGCTTTTTCCCTCTGTATCCTCTACTCATTCATCGCCATTTTTTGATAGGCTTAGCTATTTCTCTTTTAGGGCTTTTTCCTTCACTCGTTTGGAATGCCCAGCATGATTGGGTAACTTTTCGTCATGTTTTTTCTACCCTGTATGTCCCCCAAGTTCCTTTGCAGGCAAAATCTACCTTTTTTAATGGCAATTTTTGGGAGTTTCTAGGAGCTCAATCAGCCTTGCTCTCTCCTATTGTTTTTATACTTTTAATCCTTAGCTTTTACAGGTTATATAAAGAGCGGAATACTCTTCCTTCTGCTTTATGCTTTTGCGGTCTCCTTTGTTTTTCTTTGCTTAGCCTATTTTTAACGCTCTCTATTTTTAAAAAATTGCAAGGCAATTGGGGAGATTTTGCCTTTCCTTCAGGAATTGTATGCCTCTGTTGGTTTTGCTGTGAACGAGCGCAGAAAATGCTTTTTTGGCTAAAGGGAGGGCTCGTTCTCTCCATTTTATTATGTCTATTAGCTTTTCTACTCCCCTCTCTGCAGTTGTCCCTCCCTTTTAATACTCCTTATAAAATTAATCCCTTTAAGCACAACCTAGGATGGAGCACATTGCGCCAGGAACTGGCTACTCTAAGGGTAGATCCTGCCCAGGAATTTTTATTTAGCGATAAATACCAGATGAGTAGCCTCTTAAGCTTTTATAATCCAGCTCAGCAAAGAGCTTACTTTTTAAATTTACAGGGAGCAAGAAAAAATCAATTTTCCTTTTGGCCTAGCATGAAAGAAGAGCAGCTAGGAAAAACAGGCTATTTTATTGTAACTGAGAATCATCCCCATCTTGATCAGCTGGATGATCTTCAGATCCAGCACTACTGCCACTTACTTGCAAAATATTTTCAGACAGTTGAATTTAAAGAGAAAAAAATTCTTTTTTCCCTTGGCCATCAGAAAGTTAAAGAAGCTGCTTTATTTAAATGTATAAATTACCAAGGCCTCACCCCTGCTGATCCAGAGTTATATTGA
- a CDS encoding glutamyl-tRNA reductase — protein sequence MRIGVLGINYKLADLKLRELLAKACQKRLGAGTSMHGHHHFILLSTCNRTEIYFCSDDLADTHTYLLNIFRNEVDMQFDQKLYSYFGHDCFYHLSRVTAGLDSAIVAETEIQSQVKHAYKISCQFSQLPEDMHYLFQKSLKIAKKIRSQHLLTRALPDIEHAIFNTGSHFFKNLSQAKILLVGASAINQKILRFLMSKNFTDITICNRTKKHAIDLAKTYQLNLLEWQSLAQWHQFDWIICGTKAPQALISYSHLPIKEIPAKLLIDLGVPRNIDPSIARHNKITLLNIDQINRMLTFRKQKLYEHLTKADHGIIEATKQHIHLFKQKQTYREQLLAVGMGA from the coding sequence ATGCGAATTGGAGTACTGGGAATCAATTATAAGCTTGCTGATTTGAAACTTCGAGAATTATTGGCTAAGGCTTGCCAAAAACGCTTGGGAGCAGGAACGTCTATGCATGGCCATCACCACTTTATTCTTCTCTCTACTTGTAACCGCACAGAGATTTATTTTTGCTCAGATGATTTAGCTGATACTCATACCTATCTTCTTAATATTTTTAGAAATGAAGTCGACATGCAATTTGATCAAAAGCTCTACTCTTATTTTGGACATGATTGCTTCTATCATCTTTCGCGCGTGACGGCAGGGCTTGATAGTGCTATCGTCGCCGAAACAGAGATTCAAAGCCAAGTTAAGCATGCTTACAAGATCTCTTGCCAATTTTCTCAGCTTCCCGAAGACATGCATTATCTTTTTCAAAAGTCTTTAAAGATAGCTAAAAAAATCCGCTCGCAACACCTTTTAACTCGCGCTCTTCCTGATATTGAACATGCGATCTTTAACACAGGCAGCCATTTTTTTAAAAATCTTTCTCAGGCTAAAATCCTTTTGGTGGGGGCCTCGGCTATCAATCAAAAAATTCTTCGCTTTCTGATGAGTAAAAATTTTACCGACATTACGATTTGTAATCGAACAAAAAAGCATGCTATCGATCTTGCAAAAACCTACCAACTTAACCTTTTAGAGTGGCAATCTCTTGCCCAATGGCATCAATTTGATTGGATTATCTGTGGCACGAAAGCTCCTCAGGCATTGATTAGTTACTCCCACTTACCTATTAAGGAAATTCCAGCTAAACTTCTTATAGATTTAGGGGTGCCTCGAAATATAGATCCTTCCATTGCTCGACATAATAAAATCACTCTTCTTAATATTGACCAAATTAATCGCATGCTTACCTTTCGCAAGCAAAAGCTTTACGAACATCTGACTAAGGCTGATCATGGCATTATCGAAGCTACTAAGCAGCACATTCATCTCTTTAAGCAAAAGCAAACTTATCGAGAGCAGTTACTAGCTGTAGGAATGGGCGCTTAA
- the pseB gene encoding UDP-N-acetylglucosamine 4,6-dehydratase (inverting), with product MHTTNFFKDKTLLITGGTGSFGQTLAKRLLIEDQCRKVIIFSRDEWKQWEMRQSAPIFSHPKIRYFLGDVRDKSRLKRAFSEVNYIVHAAALKQVPAAEYNPTEFIKTNIIGAMNVIDAAIDSGVEKVMALSTDKAANPINLYGATKLCADKLFVAGNSYVGARSHPTFAVVRYGNVLGSRGSVIPFWKKLLAEGAQALPITDKRMTRFWITLEQSVDFVLQSFLRSQGGEIFVPKIPSMKIVDLAQAFAPAIPHKYTGIREGEKLHELMIGLEDARHTLEFTDHYLIIPELYHHDELLKEKLLTRGEGRRLPEDFSYASNTNSQWLGIEALRQLILQL from the coding sequence ATGCATACAACAAATTTTTTTAAAGATAAAACGTTATTGATTACTGGGGGCACCGGCAGCTTTGGACAAACACTAGCTAAGCGCCTACTCATAGAAGATCAATGTCGTAAAGTGATTATCTTCAGTCGAGATGAATGGAAGCAGTGGGAGATGCGTCAATCAGCTCCTATTTTTTCTCATCCTAAAATCCGCTATTTCCTAGGAGATGTACGCGATAAATCACGCCTTAAACGCGCTTTTAGTGAAGTTAATTATATTGTGCATGCAGCTGCTTTAAAGCAAGTGCCTGCTGCTGAATATAATCCTACGGAGTTCATTAAAACAAATATTATAGGTGCCATGAATGTAATTGATGCTGCTATCGATAGTGGCGTTGAAAAAGTTATGGCGCTTTCAACCGATAAAGCTGCCAATCCTATTAACCTTTACGGGGCGACTAAGCTATGTGCAGATAAGCTGTTTGTGGCAGGAAATTCCTATGTAGGCGCCCGTAGTCACCCTACCTTTGCTGTAGTACGCTATGGAAATGTGCTTGGTAGTCGAGGAAGCGTTATTCCTTTCTGGAAGAAACTACTAGCAGAGGGTGCCCAGGCATTGCCTATCACAGATAAAAGAATGACACGTTTTTGGATCACCCTTGAGCAATCTGTCGATTTCGTGCTTCAATCTTTTTTACGTTCCCAAGGGGGAGAAATTTTTGTGCCTAAAATTCCTAGCATGAAAATCGTAGATTTAGCTCAGGCATTTGCACCTGCAATCCCTCACAAATATACCGGCATTCGAGAAGGTGAAAAGCTGCATGAACTTATGATAGGCTTAGAAGATGCTCGTCATACCTTGGAATTTACCGATCATTATCTGATCATTCCAGAACTCTACCATCACGATGAATTACTGAAAGAGAAGCTATTAACACGAGGAGAGGGTCGACGATTGCCTGAAGATTTTTCTTATGCCTCCAACACTAATTCTCAATGGCTTGGAATTGAAGCTCTGCGTCAATTGATCCTCCAGCTTTGA
- a CDS encoding DNA topoisomerase IV subunit B produces the protein MAKQYDESSVKTLDALSHIRLRSGMYIGRLGDGSHPDDGIYIMLKEIIDNSVDEFIMKHGNKIVIELDEEKGMIAVRDYGRGIPLGKVIECVSQINTGAKYNDDVFQFSVGLNGVGTKAVNALSSRFIARSHRDGHYFEAHFSQGVLKHKIEGTTKEPNGTFVQFIPDIEIFKKYSFHKEYIIKRLWHYAYLNAGLVIHFNGERIESKNGLLDLLNAEVAVDDRFYEPLHYRGKMLEFAFLHTQSYGETYFSFVNGQYTADGGTHLSAFREGLLKGVNEYAKKNFQGVDVREGIVGTVLVKVKDPLFESQTKNKLGNNEVRGPVVQEVKEAVIDLLYKNPTTANQIIERIAFNEKLRKELANVKKEAKEKQKKISFKIPKLRDCKCHFQDGTADGEKSMIFLTEGDSASASIVAARNPFTQAVYSLRGKPLNVHGMKLDQLYKNEELFNLMSALNVEDDISQLRYQKVILATDADVDGMHIRNLLITFFLTYFEGLVLNGHLYILETPLFKVRNKEKTYYCYSPEERDKAVAKLKKGIEITRFKGLGEISPGEFKQFISHNIRLLPVTIHAFSDIKTTVQFYMGKNTPERKQFIMRNLINEDEDSLKEIATLAADKPGNKEK, from the coding sequence ATGGCAAAGCAATATGACGAAAGTAGCGTAAAAACTTTAGACGCCTTATCCCATATTCGATTAAGATCGGGGATGTATATAGGGCGTTTAGGCGATGGCTCCCATCCAGATGATGGTATCTATATCATGCTTAAAGAAATTATCGACAATAGTGTTGACGAATTTATTATGAAGCATGGGAATAAAATTGTCATTGAATTAGACGAAGAAAAAGGAATGATTGCCGTAAGAGACTATGGGCGAGGGATCCCTCTTGGTAAAGTGATTGAATGCGTGAGCCAAATCAATACGGGCGCCAAATACAATGATGATGTTTTTCAGTTTTCTGTAGGACTAAATGGTGTGGGAACCAAAGCGGTAAATGCTCTTTCTAGCCGCTTTATAGCGCGCAGTCATCGGGATGGCCATTACTTTGAGGCCCACTTTTCTCAAGGAGTTTTAAAGCACAAAATTGAAGGCACTACAAAAGAACCTAACGGCACTTTTGTGCAATTCATTCCAGATATAGAAATTTTCAAGAAATATAGCTTCCATAAAGAATACATCATTAAACGTCTTTGGCATTATGCTTATTTGAATGCTGGATTGGTGATTCACTTTAATGGTGAGCGTATTGAGTCCAAAAACGGTTTACTCGATCTATTAAATGCTGAAGTTGCCGTCGACGATCGTTTTTATGAGCCTTTGCATTACCGTGGCAAAATGCTTGAATTTGCTTTTCTTCATACGCAAAGTTATGGAGAGACCTACTTTTCGTTTGTGAATGGTCAATATACGGCTGATGGAGGTACCCATTTATCAGCTTTTCGCGAAGGTCTTTTAAAAGGCGTCAATGAATATGCTAAAAAGAATTTTCAAGGGGTGGATGTACGGGAAGGCATAGTAGGAACAGTTCTTGTTAAGGTTAAAGATCCTCTTTTTGAATCGCAGACTAAAAATAAATTAGGCAATAATGAAGTGCGTGGGCCGGTCGTTCAAGAAGTAAAAGAAGCTGTAATTGATCTTTTATATAAAAACCCAACGACTGCTAATCAAATTATTGAGAGAATCGCTTTTAATGAAAAGCTTCGCAAAGAGCTTGCAAATGTTAAGAAAGAGGCCAAAGAAAAGCAAAAAAAAATTTCCTTTAAAATTCCTAAGCTTCGTGATTGCAAATGTCATTTTCAAGATGGAACTGCCGATGGAGAAAAGAGCATGATTTTTCTTACAGAAGGAGATTCTGCAAGCGCTTCCATTGTAGCTGCTAGAAATCCTTTTACGCAGGCTGTTTATTCTCTACGTGGCAAACCCTTAAACGTGCATGGCATGAAACTGGATCAACTTTATAAAAATGAAGAATTGTTTAATCTGATGAGTGCCCTTAATGTGGAAGACGATATTTCTCAGCTTCGCTATCAGAAGGTTATTTTAGCTACCGATGCGGACGTGGATGGCATGCATATCCGCAATCTATTGATTACTTTTTTCCTTACCTATTTTGAAGGATTGGTTTTAAATGGACATCTCTACATACTAGAAACACCTTTATTCAAAGTAAGGAATAAAGAAAAAACTTATTATTGCTATAGCCCTGAAGAGCGTGATAAAGCGGTAGCTAAATTAAAAAAAGGAATAGAAATCACCCGTTTTAAAGGTTTGGGTGAAATTTCCCCAGGAGAATTCAAGCAGTTTATCAGCCACAATATCCGCCTTCTTCCTGTAACCATTCATGCTTTTTCTGATATTAAAACGACTGTGCAATTTTACATGGGTAAGAATACACCGGAACGTAAGCAATTTATCATGCGTAATTTAATCAACGAAGATGAAGATTCTTTAAAAGAAATAGCTACCCTAGCAGCAGATAAACCAGGCAATAAAGAAAAATAG
- a CDS encoding DNA topoisomerase IV subunit A, with protein MDDIKQLMQLNYLKYASYVILDRAIPNVVDGLKPVQRRILFTLWMMHDGKLHKVANVAGQTMAYHPHGDAPIVEALVNMSNKGYLLDQQGNFGNMFTGDPAAAARYIETRLSDLAQSTMFNPELTQTIPSYDGRHQEPISLPAKIPLVLMQGADGIAVGMATHILPHNFVELLEAEIAILEGREYTIVPDFPTGGIMDASEYEKGKGKVKLRAKIEIRDPKTLVITEICYGTTTESLIRSIDEAAKKGKIKIDSINDYTAEKVEIEIKLPRGQYAPDLIDALHAYTECEIVLNSSLVVIKDNLPWEPTVNEVLEYHTELLQGYLSQELEIERKKLYEKIFNKTLEQIFIENRLYKTIENISSYDKIHGAIELSLEPFHQQLSRIPTYEDREALLNIPIRRISRFDLDKNQEEIAATRKQLAKVEKDLKDIKKFTINYIRGIINKYGKAYPRTTQLQAIQQVDKRAMTLRNVKVGFDPVSGFVGTKVGGNNLFECTNFDKILLMFKDGTYTVINIPEKQYVHHNGNKVVYAGIADKKTLINVAYKNPQTHICFAKRFIITQFILDKIYNYIEEGMELQYISTAEQARVELQLIPKIKQKQSKVIFDFAATTVKSVSSKGIRMDQRPVKKIVLMK; from the coding sequence ATGGATGACATTAAGCAACTCATGCAGCTTAATTATCTTAAATATGCATCTTATGTGATTTTAGATCGCGCCATTCCTAATGTAGTGGATGGTCTTAAGCCGGTGCAGAGGCGTATTTTATTTACTTTATGGATGATGCATGATGGCAAATTGCATAAGGTGGCCAATGTAGCTGGCCAAACTATGGCCTACCATCCTCATGGGGATGCGCCTATCGTGGAAGCCCTTGTGAATATGTCTAATAAAGGTTACCTGCTAGACCAGCAAGGAAATTTTGGTAATATGTTCACTGGCGATCCTGCGGCAGCAGCACGCTACATTGAAACACGGCTTTCTGATTTAGCTCAAAGCACCATGTTTAATCCTGAACTCACCCAAACGATTCCTTCTTATGATGGGCGCCATCAAGAGCCTATTTCGCTTCCTGCCAAAATTCCTTTAGTGCTGATGCAAGGTGCCGATGGTATAGCGGTAGGAATGGCAACGCATATCCTCCCTCACAATTTTGTAGAGCTACTGGAAGCCGAGATTGCTATCTTAGAGGGGCGCGAGTATACGATTGTGCCCGATTTTCCTACAGGCGGTATCATGGATGCTTCTGAGTATGAGAAAGGGAAAGGGAAAGTCAAGCTGCGTGCCAAGATAGAGATACGAGATCCTAAGACTTTGGTGATCACGGAGATTTGCTATGGAACTACCACAGAATCACTAATCCGTTCGATTGATGAAGCAGCCAAGAAAGGCAAAATTAAAATTGATTCAATCAATGATTACACCGCTGAAAAAGTAGAAATTGAGATCAAATTACCGCGAGGACAGTATGCACCCGATCTTATTGATGCTTTACATGCCTATACCGAATGTGAAATAGTATTAAACTCTTCACTTGTAGTCATTAAGGATAATTTACCTTGGGAGCCTACTGTTAATGAAGTCTTAGAGTATCATACCGAATTGCTACAGGGTTATTTATCTCAAGAGCTAGAAATTGAGCGTAAAAAACTCTATGAAAAAATTTTTAATAAGACTTTGGAACAGATCTTTATAGAAAATCGCCTTTATAAAACCATTGAAAATATCTCTTCCTATGATAAAATTCATGGAGCGATAGAATTAAGTTTAGAACCTTTCCATCAGCAACTTTCTCGTATTCCTACTTATGAAGATCGAGAAGCTTTGCTGAATATTCCCATTCGACGTATTTCTCGTTTCGATTTAGATAAAAATCAAGAAGAAATTGCTGCTACACGTAAGCAACTAGCGAAAGTAGAAAAAGATCTTAAAGATATTAAAAAGTTTACGATTAATTACATTCGCGGAATAATTAACAAATATGGCAAAGCTTATCCTCGTACCACCCAGTTACAAGCTATCCAACAAGTAGATAAGCGTGCAATGACTCTACGAAATGTTAAAGTAGGGTTTGATCCTGTTTCTGGATTTGTCGGCACTAAAGTAGGTGGTAATAATCTTTTTGAATGTACAAATTTTGATAAGATTTTGCTTATGTTTAAAGATGGTACCTACACTGTGATTAATATACCTGAAAAGCAATATGTTCATCATAACGGCAATAAAGTCGTGTATGCAGGTATTGCTGACAAAAAAACCCTTATAAATGTAGCCTACAAAAATCCTCAAACTCATATTTGTTTTGCTAAACGCTTCATTATTACTCAGTTCATTTTGGATAAAATTTATAATTATATTGAAGAAGGAATGGAGCTACAGTATATTTCTACTGCAGAGCAAGCGCGTGTAGAATTACAGCTTATTCCCAAAATTAAACAGAAGCAATCTAAAGTCATATTTGATTTTGCTGCAACCACCGTTAAAAGTGTTTCTTCCAAAGGAATTCGTATGGACCAAAGGCCTGTAAAAAAGATCGTTCTCATGAAGTGA